The Plasmodium berghei ANKA genome assembly, chromosome: 8 genome has a segment encoding these proteins:
- a CDS encoding heptatricopeptide repeat-containing protein, putative produces MNVISYSKIYLVFIFTIINNFIYTKHIDKYLISNKIAFSHYDGNKKLYEYKNLRTFFFLSNNGLVLNHKNARKLKRNKVVYAEKIKNLSSLVGGYVKINRGQFKLCNGVILDVRKTDKEEYELLVVINRNQSNQYPQSILNKFGKSYWFNIKDVEIQKLKNLFFHNYNNFYEKKGRNDDNKIFENNQNVGTLKESKDEVNQLDWVSQNSIAENENDETIQMNDIKFFLNNELSENTSTPNDLNDLIFSHDKKKEEAGNYEQETPPESSNQYNKDIDKIIFETENFDMNKKSESKELIKLKENYTEDEMSNPKNIQNKQKIFCHKIVKEIEKNYFYEDLLNLYKTKRHISNIVVCFYILKQLLKIYNFEMNNITSRNNFIKNVIHNNTFELILLDVNKFLEKKQIYRVVDKTWLLWVLVKLNIHKENKYKEIFGNILNFIISYINFNILNKLNTKSICAILWSLAKSGYTGDEKVYEKIIYFLRKYIEILTCQDISNIYYSLSIINYKDDCNFFELLENEINKNINKFTVQSLINILWSMTKQKRNNTTFGLIKDKLLFYSNNLNLRNISIFLWCLQKNNYYKIDINFQGKNFQNLNIKQAMQLLFFFNYNKEKYIEYLKYVLKFLFQNINNLTNHELSFFTYSLSKLQLLDKTFLKIKKNILQRNFKTFNVIDINMIFLSLNNSNIFDKQLLKYLFNALKYILNTHIKPNISLTNNNGVYIQRNNNKIFFENLNYIIKNLSEMKIFDKEIILKYAYLYSSNLCNNLSVDIFSDYLFYTTAIIPLSKKNDNCTEIGNSSEITNCTNFYTTTKQLDNLYTKLLIKTEQIKLKMVNFQKIYSYFLNHIIIFLKKKLKMFEAKSFLSHLDQNYQNKNETSVKSQNNVVDTFTFNYQTENNFDVQKLNELILDNIPTSTNNPSLLKNNISYSEYSTFVNKRKNANNNIDHADNKCDNTFCSNSEKEYSSDIASNSKENPNTNENKFTLHISLNSIIHLFYAFSHLNLFDKTCIDFYFENLYNVINEKKNEITAYQWLIIRDTIKIVNIKNKKEWTILLDNVNTYTNYGKDSKDQIETINIDI; encoded by the coding sequence ATGAACGTTATAAGCTAttcaaaaatttatttagtttttatttttaccaTAATAAACAACTTTATTTATACGAAACATATcgataaatatttaattagtaataaaatagcTTTTTCTCATTATGAtggtaataaaaaattgtatgaatataaaaacttaagaacatttttttttctatcaAATAATGGATTAGTTctaaatcataaaaatgcaAGGAAACTTAAGAGAAATAAAGTTGTATATGccgaaaaaattaaaaaccTTAGTTCATTAGTAGGTGgatatgtaaaaataaatcgaggtcaatttaaattatgtaACGGTGTTATATTAGACGTCAGAAAAACAGATAAAGAGGAATATGAACTATTAGTTGTAATTAATAGAAATCAGTCTAATCAATACCCCCAaagtatattaaataaattcgGAAAAAGTTATTGgtttaatattaaagatgtagaaattcaaaaactcaaaaatttgttttttcataattataataatttttatgaaaagaAGGGAAgaaatgatgataataaaatatttgaaaataaccAAAATGTTGGGACTTTAAAGGAAAGTAAAGATGAAGTTAACCAATTGGATTGGGTTTCTCAAAACTCAATTGCAGAAAACGAAAATGACGAAACAATTCAAATGAATgacattaaatttttcttaaaCAACGAGTTGAGTGAAAATACGAGCACCCCCAACGATTTAAAcgatttaatattttcccatgataaaaaaaaagaagaggCTGGAAATTATGAACAAGAAACTCCACCAGAGTCATCTAACCAATATAACAAAGatattgataaaataatttttgaaaCAGAAAATTTcgatatgaataaaaaaagtgagTCAAAAGAgttgataaaattaaaggAAAATTATACTGAAGACGAAATGAGTAATCCGAAAAATATCCAAAATaagcaaaaaatattttgtcaTAAAATCGTAAaagaaattgaaaaaaattatttttatgaagacttattaaatttatacaaaaCTAAAAGACATATTTCAAACATTGTTGtgtgtttttatattttaaaacaattacttaaaatttataattttgaaatgaataatataacctcaagaaataattttataaaaaatgttattcataataatacatttgAATTAATCTTATTAgatgtaaataaatttttggaaaaaaaacaaatatatagagTAGTTGATAAAACATGGCTTTTATGGGTTTTAGTAAAGTTAAATATTCAcaaggaaaataaatataaagaaatatttggaaatattctaaattttattataagttatataaattttaatattttaaacaaattaaatacaaaaagtATTTGTGCCATTCTTTGGAGTTTGGCTAAGTCTGGATATACTGGGGATGAAAAAGtctatgaaaaaattatatactttctaagaaaatatatagaaatattGACATGTCAAGATATTTCTAACATTTACTACTCATTGtctattataaattataaagatgattgtaatttttttgaacttttagaaaatgaaattaataaaaatatcaacAAATTTACTGTCCAAAGccttataaatatattatggtCTATgacaaaacaaaaaagaaataacaCAACTTTTGGATTAATTAaagataaattattattttattcaaataatttaaatttaagaaatataagtatatttttatggtgtctacaaaaaaataactactataaaattgatataaatttccaaggaaaaaattttcaaaatttaaatataaaacaagcTATGcagttattatttttttttaattataataaagaaaaatatattgaatatttaaaatatgttttaaaattcttatttcaaaatattaataatttaacaaATCATGAACTATCCTTCTTTACATACTCTTTATCAAAATTACAACTATTGGACAaaacttttttaaaaattaaaaaaaatattttacaaagaaattttaaaactttCAATGTAATAGATATTAAcatgatatttttatcacttaacaatagtaatatatttgacAAACAATtactaaaatatttatttaatgcattaaaatatattcttaaCACACACATCAAGCCAAATATTTCTTtgacaaataataatggggtatatattcaaaggaataataacaaaatattttttgaaaacttaaattatataattaaaaatttatctgaaatgaaaatttttgataaagaaattattttgaagtatgcatatttatattcttctAATTTATGTAATAATCTTAGCGTAGATATTTTTTCTGACTACCTTTTTTACACAACCGCTATAATCCCTttatctaaaaaaaatgacaaCTGCACCGAAATTGGGAATAGCTCCGAGATTACTAATTGCACTAACTTTTATACAACAACAAAACAGTTAGACAACctttatacaaaattattgaTTAAAACTGAACagataaaattaaagatggtaaattttcaaaagatatattcttattttttaaatcatataattatatttttaaaaaaaaaactaaaaatGTTTGAAGCTAAATCATTCCTTTCACATTTAGACcaaaattatcaaaataaaaatgaaacatCAGTTAAATCACAAAATAATGTAGTTGATACATTTACCTTTAATTACCAAacagaaaataattttgatgttcaaaaattaaatgaattaatattaGACAACATTCCAACTAGCACAAATAATCCTTCCCTTTTaaagaataatatttcatattcaGAATATTCAAcatttgtaaataaaagaaaaaacgcaaacaataatattgaCCATGCTGACAACAAATGTGACAACACATTTTGTTCTAATTCTGAAAAAGAATATTCTTCTGATATCGCAAGCAATTCTAAAGAAAATCCTAATAccaatgaaaataaatttacatTACATATTTCTCTAAATTcaataatacatttattttatgcatTTAGTCATTTAAACTTGTTTGATAAAACATGTAtcgatttttattttgaaaatttatataatgtaattaacgaaaagaaaaatgaaataactGCTTACCAGTGGTTAATTATTCGAgatacaataaaaatagttaatataaaaaacaaaaaagaaTGGACTATTCTTTTAGATAATGTAAATACATACACAAATTATGGAAAAGATTCAAAAGATCAAATCGAGACAATAAACATTGATATTTAA
- a CDS encoding leucine-rich repeat protein has translation MSYESDNKKNEQNENAEDNINICNSSQNGQPYDKDENIKDNEKYLNEDIFDEIIPQNEYIKIRTNVINEKMLLEGIKNKKGDIKKNNIIDIFNCTKKLFLENKNIIIIQNINLFKNLEELHLDNNLIEELENLEELENLKMLSCSNNNIKEIKNLDKLINLSELNLHNNKIKKIENLNNNKKLKILILSKNYIENIEDIMHLKYLKNLKILNLTDNPISNIKNIEEHIFISFKNIKYFNNKTLSTQDKINKLSPHFDQICMFDSNNITNDTEQYNKSISEAYLCGIVFLPTTLFDEKEEPLVFRKIKHYLQIKDNFLRDIQNINLKIINKILHLNEERKKSSNAFEKNIENFISENINRHAQKYTELRKRSKKVISTIISYLNVPKGINNIELMKCPDFYKNKVQLNENTTLSDELVIKLQNISKTFHCNIINNFILDMSNSTNKREYKENYEQNNNLKKGNYIFIDHEKYNIIKSYLEKNIEENYLLKDKLISEELMNVVSLNNFIENFKLDISKIIKDINDSISDHFKNLEELDDIFNSKIINFFSDVKNNEHPFIVLSDDEINEYYSYKGKRSNILNNLEDYISSNYNKLGNFLIEEKKKYIFLKSRERILEIGEIIDNFNNLFYSYLCILHPE, from the exons atgagtTATGAAagtgataataaaaaaaatgagcaAAATGAGAATGCAgaagataatataaatatatgcaatagTTCTCAAAATGGCCAACCTTATGATAAAGATGAAAACATAaaagataatgaaaaatatttaaatgaagATATATTTGATGAAATTATACCtcaaaatgaatatataaaaattcgaacaaatgtaataaatgaaaaaatgttattagaaggaattaaaaataaaaagggtgacataaaaaagaataatattattgacatatttaattgtacaaaaaaattgttcctggaaaataaaaatataattataatacaaaatattaacctttttaaaa ATCTTGAAGAATTACACCTGGATAATAACTTAATAGAAGAACTTGAAAATTTGGAAGAattagaaaatttaaaaatgctAAGTTGCTCTAATAATAACAtcaaagaaataaaaaatttagacaaattaataaacttatcagaattaaatttacataataacaaaattaaaaaaatcgaaaatttgaataataataaaaaattaaaaatattaatattaagtaaaaattatatagaaaatatagaagatataatgcatttaaaatatttaaaaaatttgaaaattcTAAATTTAACTGATAATCCTATaagtaatataaaaaatatagaagaacatatttttatcagttttaaaaatattaaatattttaacaatAAAACATTATCTACTCaggataaaataaataaattatccCCTCATTTTGATCAAATCTGTATGTTCGACTCAAACAATATAACTAATGATACTGAACAATATAACAAAAGTATTTCAGAAGCTTACTTATGTGGAATAGTTTTTCTTCCTACTACATTGTTTGATGAAAAAGAAGAGCCTTTAGTTTttcgaaaaataaaacactatttacaaattaaggataattttttaagagatattcaaaatatcaatcttaaaattat aaataaaatactgCACTTAAATGAAGAACGAAAGAAATCGTCTAATGcttttgaaaaaaacattgaaaattttatatcagaaaatattaatagaCATGCTCAAAAATATACAGAATTAAGAAAAAGGTCGAAAAAGGTCATATCCACTATTATAAGTTATCTTAACGTTCCTAAAG GTATTAACAATATTGAACTAATGAAATGCCCagatttttataaaaataaagttcaattaaatgaaaatacaaCATTAAGTGATGAGTTAGTAATAAAACTTCAAAATATTTCGAAAACATTTCAttgtaatattattaataattttatactGGACATGTCTAATAGCACTAACAAAAGGGAATAcaaagaaaattatgaacaaaataataatttgaaaaaaggaaattatatctttatagatcatgaaaaatataatattatcaaaagttatttagaaaaaaatatcgaagaaaattatttattaaaagacAAATTAATTAGTGAAGAATTAATGAATGTTGTTTCtcttaataattttattgaaaattttaaattagacatttcaaaaattataaaagatataaatgataGCATTTCTGATCATTTTAAAAACTTAGAAGAATTAgatgatatttttaattcaaaaattattaatttcttttcagatgttaaaaataatgagcATCCTTTTATTGTTTTGAG CGATGATGAAATAAACGAGTATTATTCTTATAAGGGGAAACGATCAAATATCTTGAACAACCTCGAGGATTATATTTCGAGTAACTACAATAAATTAGGTAATTTTTTGATagaggaaaaaaaaaaatacatttttttaaagtcCAGAGAAAGAATATTAGAAATAGGTGAAATTATTgacaattttaataacttattttattcatactTATGCATATTACACCCTGAATAA